The following are from one region of the Rhodopirellula sp. P2 genome:
- the larE gene encoding ATP-dependent sacrificial sulfur transferase LarE — MSDVQRLADQLIAHLNAIGDLVVAFSGGVDSSVVAAAANQTDHAVVAVTAESPAVAEWQLDWARRIAAQIGIPHQLVSTDESDRADYRRNHSDRCFYCKQTLYEFLTPIADHRGATVVSGTNADDLGDHRPGIIAGTQARVQTPLADLKLGKAEVRQLAVHFGLENAALPASPCLASRIAYQVEVTPERLKRIETAEAWLRKRGVSDCRVRLHADELARIEVPRQELPQVLDWTQTQELVESFITMGFRYVTLELGGLSSGSQNRGLSEPDLVQLSPAQILRPSDSPLPRSTVSDESFSNSTKARS; from the coding sequence ATGAGCGATGTCCAACGATTGGCCGACCAACTCATCGCTCATCTGAACGCGATCGGCGATTTGGTGGTGGCGTTTTCCGGGGGAGTCGACAGCAGCGTCGTGGCTGCCGCTGCGAATCAAACGGATCACGCGGTCGTCGCCGTCACGGCTGAATCCCCTGCCGTGGCGGAGTGGCAGCTCGACTGGGCACGCCGCATCGCCGCGCAGATTGGAATCCCGCATCAACTGGTTTCCACCGATGAATCGGACCGCGCGGACTACCGACGCAATCATTCCGATCGGTGCTTCTATTGCAAACAAACACTGTATGAATTCCTGACTCCGATCGCGGATCATCGCGGCGCGACCGTCGTGTCAGGAACCAACGCCGACGACCTCGGCGACCATCGGCCCGGCATCATCGCTGGAACCCAAGCACGTGTCCAAACCCCGCTGGCAGATCTGAAGCTTGGCAAGGCTGAGGTCCGGCAACTGGCCGTTCATTTCGGGCTCGAAAACGCCGCTCTTCCCGCCTCGCCGTGCCTGGCCAGCCGGATTGCCTACCAAGTGGAGGTGACGCCCGAGCGTTTGAAACGCATCGAAACCGCCGAAGCATGGCTCCGCAAACGCGGTGTTTCGGATTGCCGTGTGCGTTTGCACGCCGATGAATTGGCGCGAATTGAAGTCCCCCGCCAAGAGTTGCCCCAGGTGCTTGACTGGACGCAAACTCAAGAATTGGTTGAATCTTTCATTACAATGGGGTTTCGATACGTCACCTTGGAGTTGGGTGGCCTGTCCAGCGGGAGCCAAAACCGTGGGTTGTCCGAACCGGATTTGGTGCAACTTTCCCCCGCTCAAATCCTTCGCCCGTCCGATTCCCCCTTGCCTCGTTCCACCGTGAGTGACGAGTCATTCTCAAACAGCACAAAGGCACGTTCGTGA
- a CDS encoding Gfo/Idh/MocA family protein yields the protein MSSNANKPMRAAILGVGFMGWIHTLAYQRSQTSELVGFASRDAKKRSGDWRGIQGNFGPPGEQIDVSGMNVSENLDGLLADDSIDLIDVCLPPHLHVDAIQQILASGKKVLCEKPLALSAEAARSLLDTAAPGQLMVAHILPFMPAYRFLVEAQSDGRYGRPITGRFSRTISPPDWIPDFYDPERVGGPLIDLQVHDAHLARVLFGMPTAAHCVSHKQQGVPKRYETVLDYGSPASPDDMVPVVSLAGGVIDSPARGFTHGYEVSFEQATVRFEFAAYNDDSTDTIALTVMHNDGRLERPDLGEQDPIDGFVSEIDAVAQVVAGGPMHPVLDAQLATDALAICEMQMTSPRR from the coding sequence ATGTCTTCTAACGCTAACAAACCCATGCGAGCCGCCATTTTGGGCGTCGGATTCATGGGCTGGATTCACACGCTCGCTTACCAACGAAGCCAAACCTCTGAACTAGTCGGCTTCGCCAGCCGCGATGCCAAGAAACGCAGCGGCGATTGGCGAGGGATCCAGGGCAACTTTGGTCCCCCCGGCGAACAAATCGATGTCTCCGGGATGAACGTCAGCGAGAACTTGGACGGGTTGTTGGCGGACGATTCGATCGACCTGATCGATGTGTGCTTGCCACCTCATTTGCACGTCGATGCGATCCAACAAATCCTGGCGTCGGGCAAAAAAGTTCTGTGTGAAAAGCCACTGGCACTCAGTGCGGAGGCCGCCCGCTCCTTGCTGGACACGGCGGCCCCCGGCCAACTGATGGTGGCGCACATCCTGCCATTCATGCCAGCCTATCGTTTCCTGGTCGAAGCCCAATCCGACGGCCGTTACGGTCGCCCCATCACCGGCCGATTCTCGCGAACAATCAGTCCGCCGGATTGGATCCCTGACTTCTACGATCCCGAGCGTGTCGGCGGGCCGCTGATTGACCTGCAGGTGCACGACGCCCACTTGGCTCGCGTGCTGTTCGGCATGCCCACCGCAGCCCACTGTGTCAGCCACAAACAACAAGGCGTGCCAAAGCGATATGAAACCGTTCTGGATTACGGATCACCAGCCAGTCCTGATGACATGGTCCCCGTGGTGAGCCTGGCCGGTGGCGTCATTGATTCGCCAGCTCGCGGATTCACGCACGGGTACGAGGTGTCATTCGAACAGGCCACCGTCCGATTTGAATTCGCAGCCTACAACGATGATTCCACCGACACGATTGCCTTGACGGTGATGCACAACGACGGGCGTTTGGAACGGCCCGATCTGGGTGAACAAGATCCAATCGATGGTTTCGTCAGTGAGATCGATGCGGTCGCCCAGGTGGTTGCCGGCGGTCCCATGCATCCGGTACTGGACGCGCAACTGGCGACCGATGCGTTGGCGATTTGCGAGATGCAAATGACGAGTCCTCGTCGATGA
- the rph gene encoding ribonuclease PH, whose product MNSAADLARPHDQIRPVEIECGYLESNPASVLYKSGKTIVLCTASVETNVPPWMEGRGKGWVTAEYNMLPGSTSPRKRRDRSGKVDGRTTEIQRLIGRSLRAIVDLQALGERSITVDCDVLQADGGTRTASITGGYIALSLAVSQLASNPELDPAVDPAAVLRDSVAAISVGVIGQDVVLDLDYKLDSAADVDMNVIMTGSGRFIELQGTGEEATFDDAQLAELLRLGKIGIAELTQLQAAQLRSV is encoded by the coding sequence ATGAACTCTGCTGCCGATCTTGCTCGCCCTCATGATCAAATCCGCCCCGTCGAAATCGAATGCGGCTACTTGGAATCCAACCCCGCCAGCGTCCTCTACAAAAGCGGCAAAACGATCGTGCTGTGCACCGCTTCGGTTGAAACGAACGTTCCACCATGGATGGAAGGCCGAGGGAAAGGTTGGGTCACGGCGGAATACAACATGCTGCCCGGCAGCACGAGCCCGCGAAAACGTCGCGACCGCAGCGGCAAAGTGGACGGTCGGACCACCGAAATCCAGCGTCTGATTGGCCGCAGCCTCCGAGCCATTGTGGATCTCCAGGCGTTGGGCGAACGATCGATCACCGTTGACTGCGATGTGTTGCAAGCCGATGGCGGCACTCGCACCGCGTCGATCACGGGCGGTTACATTGCCTTGTCATTGGCGGTGTCTCAATTGGCATCCAATCCAGAACTCGACCCTGCCGTGGATCCCGCCGCCGTCCTTCGAGATTCCGTTGCGGCAATCAGTGTGGGCGTGATTGGCCAGGACGTGGTCCTGGACCTGGATTACAAACTGGACTCCGCGGCCGATGTGGACATGAATGTGATCATGACCGGTTCGGGCCGTTTCATTGAGTTGCAGGGCACCGGCGAAGAAGCCACATTTGATGACGCTCAGCTGGCCGAACTGTTGCGGTTGGGCAAAATTGGCATCGCCGAATTGACCCAATTGCAGGCGGCTCAACTTCGCAGCGTCTGA
- a CDS encoding peptidase C39, translating to MDLEFARPDLELALAVVVVTLMTWGAYRLGCRSQSSSERSNRWVFVGLIGISLLFAWSFFGRLIWAEAITSSAALYWSNVTPVLLAFSAGLAGHAVDLRRQFRPAVAGILMTLAVAFVITPLARPVLFPLDWDQPREPQWMAQWHDGVYMQSNSASCAPAAAVTLLGTSGISASERDLASACLSSSLGTAPLGLYRGLSTVAREHNLKAKVAARDPGKWHQRGQLPNVALVRFGLRGDDPQDTGFVGNVTVGHVVTVLGQTDGGRWLIGDPAVGKVSWSDEDLRKRFTGEAIYLSRP from the coding sequence ATGGACCTTGAATTCGCTCGCCCTGATCTCGAACTGGCCTTGGCGGTGGTCGTGGTGACGCTGATGACCTGGGGAGCTTACCGCTTGGGATGTCGCTCTCAATCTTCGTCCGAACGCTCGAATCGGTGGGTGTTTGTGGGGCTGATCGGAATTTCGCTTCTGTTCGCTTGGAGTTTCTTTGGCCGTCTGATTTGGGCCGAAGCCATCACGTCTTCGGCGGCCCTGTACTGGTCCAACGTGACTCCCGTTTTGCTGGCCTTTTCGGCGGGGCTGGCGGGACATGCGGTCGATTTGCGTCGTCAGTTTCGGCCGGCGGTCGCGGGAATCCTGATGACGTTGGCGGTTGCTTTTGTGATCACGCCGCTCGCTCGCCCGGTGCTGTTCCCGTTGGACTGGGATCAGCCTCGTGAGCCGCAATGGATGGCTCAGTGGCACGATGGGGTTTACATGCAGTCCAACTCAGCCAGCTGCGCGCCCGCCGCTGCGGTCACCTTGTTGGGAACATCGGGGATCTCGGCCAGTGAACGAGACCTCGCCTCGGCTTGTTTGAGCAGTTCGCTGGGAACCGCCCCGTTGGGACTTTACCGCGGGTTGTCGACGGTGGCTCGCGAGCACAATCTCAAGGCCAAGGTTGCAGCGCGAGATCCCGGCAAGTGGCATCAACGAGGCCAGTTGCCCAATGTGGCGTTGGTTCGGTTTGGATTGCGTGGTGACGACCCCCAGGACACCGGGTTTGTCGGCAACGTCACCGTCGGACATGTCGTGACGGTGCTTGGTCAAACCGATGGCGGACGCTGGCTGATCGGCGATCCCGCGGTGGGCAAGGTTTCCTGGAGTGATGAAGACCTTCGGAAACGGTTCACTGGCGAAGCCATTTACTTGTCTCGACCTTAG
- a CDS encoding carbon-nitrogen hydrolase family protein has translation MLIACVQTGVHFASVDQNVDDVCQKIDRLGKQGVQLAVFPECTLTGYGYESREEALDAAPTIDSAAVTTLVEACQVNQLTITIGTLIRKDRDELHNSALMIDGSGLLGRYNKVHLPHLGVDRFVDRGQACDQILTTQSGCKVGLGICYDSSFPEPMRALGLAGADIIALGTNWPVAASRTAEIVPPARSMENHLFFVAANRIGTERGFEYCGMSSICGPDGVELARAKGAEETELIVDVDLEQARNKRIERTPGKHVIDRFADRRPEMYSRLADPIVTPPN, from the coding sequence ATGTTGATTGCTTGCGTCCAGACCGGTGTCCATTTTGCTTCCGTCGATCAAAACGTGGACGACGTCTGTCAAAAGATTGATCGCCTTGGCAAACAAGGCGTCCAACTCGCGGTTTTCCCCGAGTGCACGCTGACCGGTTACGGCTACGAAAGTCGTGAAGAAGCGCTGGACGCCGCTCCCACGATCGACTCCGCCGCTGTCACGACTCTTGTCGAAGCCTGCCAAGTCAACCAATTAACGATCACAATCGGGACGTTGATTCGGAAAGATCGCGACGAACTGCACAACTCGGCGCTGATGATCGATGGATCAGGGCTGCTCGGTCGTTACAACAAAGTTCACCTGCCGCACTTGGGGGTGGACCGGTTCGTCGATCGCGGCCAAGCCTGCGACCAAATCTTGACAACCCAATCAGGTTGCAAAGTCGGGCTGGGGATCTGCTACGACAGTTCGTTTCCCGAACCCATGCGGGCGCTGGGATTGGCTGGTGCAGACATCATCGCCCTCGGCACCAACTGGCCCGTGGCGGCGTCACGAACGGCCGAAATCGTTCCGCCGGCTCGCAGCATGGAAAATCACCTGTTCTTCGTCGCCGCCAATCGCATTGGAACCGAGCGAGGATTTGAATACTGCGGGATGAGTTCCATCTGTGGGCCCGATGGGGTCGAATTGGCTCGGGCAAAGGGCGCCGAGGAAACCGAACTGATCGTCGATGTCGACCTGGAACAAGCCCGCAACAAGCGAATCGAGCGAACCCCTGGAAAACATGTCATCGACCGCTTCGCCGATCGTCGTCCCGAAATGTATTCGCGGCTGGCAGATCCGATTGTCACGCCTCCCAACTAG
- the sthA gene encoding Si-specific NAD(P)(+) transhydrogenase codes for MSSATESSSANGAASPPETPNVNLPAQETKPAAKPARDKFDFDLFVIGTGPGGEGAAMQASKGGLRVGVAERYRQIGGGCTHWGTIPSKALRYAVTSTMKSLKNPVMREMGFAASPSMEQLNRGTQAIIGRQVSMRQSFYDRNAVPIYRGQARFVDEHTITIDNGEVITAGAFVISTGSRPYRPKGVDFSHPRIFDSDTILEMKDKPGSITVYGAGVIGTEYASMFRNLGIKVNLINTREKLLEFLDDEIIDALSYHLRDQGVIIRHNETMENIEGLDDGVILRLKSGKVLKTDVFLWANGRQGNTDDLGLNSLPIEANSRGQIVVDEHFQTCLPHVYAVGDVIGIPSLASAAYTQGRAAGMHLLGRADGNLRLNDIPTGIYTSPEISSVGATERELTDQCVPYEVGQAQFRSLARAQITGETTGMLKLLFHRETKEILGVHCFGANASEIVHIGQAIMNQPGRQNTIDYFIETTFNYPTMAEAYRVAALNGINRLF; via the coding sequence ATGTCATCAGCGACCGAATCCTCCTCGGCAAACGGGGCGGCGTCGCCCCCCGAAACGCCGAACGTCAATCTGCCCGCCCAAGAGACAAAGCCGGCCGCCAAGCCAGCTCGCGACAAATTTGATTTCGATTTATTCGTGATCGGCACCGGTCCGGGGGGGGAAGGTGCCGCGATGCAAGCCTCCAAGGGTGGTTTGCGGGTAGGCGTTGCCGAGCGATACCGGCAAATCGGCGGTGGTTGCACGCACTGGGGCACGATCCCCAGCAAAGCGTTGCGATACGCGGTGACGAGTACGATGAAGTCGTTGAAGAATCCCGTGATGCGAGAAATGGGATTCGCTGCCAGCCCCAGCATGGAACAGCTCAACCGCGGCACCCAGGCGATCATTGGCCGGCAAGTTTCCATGCGGCAATCGTTTTATGATCGCAATGCGGTCCCGATTTATCGTGGCCAAGCACGCTTTGTCGATGAGCACACCATCACCATCGACAATGGCGAGGTGATCACAGCCGGAGCGTTTGTGATCTCAACTGGATCACGGCCTTACCGCCCCAAAGGTGTCGATTTTTCGCATCCCAGAATCTTTGACAGCGACACGATTTTGGAAATGAAGGACAAGCCCGGTTCGATCACCGTTTATGGCGCTGGCGTGATCGGGACGGAATACGCCTCGATGTTTCGTAACTTGGGGATCAAGGTCAACTTGATCAACACCCGCGAAAAACTGCTGGAGTTTTTGGACGACGAGATCATCGATGCGTTGTCGTATCACCTGCGCGACCAGGGAGTCATCATTCGTCACAACGAAACGATGGAGAACATCGAGGGACTGGATGACGGCGTGATTTTGCGACTCAAAAGTGGCAAGGTTCTCAAAACCGACGTTTTCCTGTGGGCCAATGGTCGGCAGGGAAACACCGATGACCTGGGATTGAACAGCCTTCCGATTGAGGCCAACAGCCGCGGTCAAATTGTGGTCGACGAGCATTTCCAAACTTGTTTGCCGCACGTGTATGCGGTGGGGGATGTGATCGGAATTCCGTCGCTTGCCAGTGCGGCTTACACGCAGGGGCGGGCTGCGGGAATGCATCTGCTGGGTCGGGCTGACGGCAACCTGCGGCTCAATGACATTCCCACGGGAATTTACACGAGCCCTGAAATCAGCTCGGTTGGTGCGACCGAACGTGAGCTGACCGATCAGTGTGTGCCCTATGAAGTCGGCCAGGCTCAGTTCCGTTCCTTGGCTCGGGCTCAGATCACCGGGGAGACCACCGGGATGCTGAAGTTGTTGTTCCATCGGGAAACCAAAGAGATCCTGGGGGTGCATTGCTTTGGCGCCAACGCATCGGAGATCGTGCACATTGGTCAAGCGATCATGAATCAACCGGGGCGTCAGAACACGATCGATTACTTCATCGAGACCACGTTCAATTACCCGACCATGGCGGAGGCCTATCGGGTCGCGGCTCTGAACGGGATCAACCGGCTTTTTTGA
- a CDS encoding DUF202 domain-containing protein gives MSESDMDPNPEPVGDTLARKRNDLAVIRTDLANERTLLAYLRTSLMMVGTGGTLIKFFGESPELLVAGYAAIGIGAVVLLAGCIRFLQTMRRVRLDLQ, from the coding sequence ATGAGCGAATCGGACATGGATCCCAACCCCGAACCGGTGGGCGACACGCTGGCCCGCAAACGCAATGACTTGGCGGTGATTCGCACGGATCTTGCCAACGAACGGACGTTGCTGGCGTACCTGCGAACGTCGTTGATGATGGTGGGAACGGGAGGAACGCTGATCAAGTTCTTCGGCGAATCGCCAGAGTTGTTGGTCGCCGGTTATGCCGCGATCGGGATCGGCGCGGTCGTGCTGTTGGCGGGGTGCATTCGGTTTTTGCAAACGATGCGGCGTGTGCGATTGGACCTGCAATGA
- a CDS encoding zinc-ribbon domain-containing protein, with protein sequence MIFISTMQLTRTLERGDFFCPTCESIQGYRLRSKRTFLTLYFIPTIPLSAPEPFIQCDHCKSPWDLSVLHIDERTHKKVRENQFRNEAIRSCVLMALEDEEITEPEIQSLLRISRVILNNPIEREELGRLCSVAMHSGIETQNYVMTVSKRWTMQQRLLAIQAMFLAASSGEKNISDAKVRQLGRMKDLLELTDTEFEAVIEDALLYAGV encoded by the coding sequence ATGATTTTCATCAGCACCATGCAACTGACTCGGACCCTCGAACGGGGCGATTTTTTCTGCCCGACTTGCGAATCCATTCAGGGATACCGCCTGCGATCCAAACGAACCTTTTTGACGCTGTACTTCATCCCCACCATTCCGCTCAGTGCCCCCGAACCGTTCATTCAATGCGACCACTGCAAATCGCCTTGGGACCTGAGCGTGCTGCACATCGATGAGCGCACTCACAAGAAGGTCCGCGAAAATCAGTTCCGCAATGAAGCGATCCGGTCCTGCGTGTTGATGGCGCTCGAAGACGAAGAGATCACGGAACCGGAAATTCAATCGTTGCTGCGGATCAGTCGCGTGATCCTCAACAACCCGATCGAGCGAGAAGAATTAGGGCGTCTGTGTTCCGTCGCCATGCATTCGGGAATCGAAACGCAGAACTACGTCATGACGGTTTCCAAACGCTGGACCATGCAACAACGTTTGCTGGCGATTCAAGCCATGTTCTTGGCCGCCTCCTCCGGAGAAAAAAACATCTCCGACGCCAAGGTTCGACAACTCGGCCGAATGAAGGATTTGCTGGAGCTAACCGACACGGAATTCGAAGCCGTGATCGAAGACGCTTTGCTGTACGCCGGCGTCTGA
- a CDS encoding flagellin N-terminal helical domain-containing protein gives MSLLPVATNRTSTPLQNQRLMYQLNSDQLAIQRQYDQLSTGRRVLTISDDPAAAARSIGLQREVSRTDQMVRNADAAEAFYQSADVTLDKVDSAIIEARGAAVEAAQSVLSDAQREALAMTIRQQMESVVSAGNGMFADHQLLGGVLQTDLALEHISGTVRFNGNQAIGLTKLGDGTQAEFTVSAATAIGVGEPFIEGESLGAALNADTRLIDMKQGEGVQAGVLTVSDGDHFVELDLRQAATIGDVADVLRTVDLDGRSLSVTLGADSITVQYADGLPGTLAIKDAPGSRLASDLLISNPDGFRPPPLVGDRLAPQVTLATSISDLNNGAGLDLTDGLVIDRGNQRYEIDFSNAETVGDVIIAINRSDAEVKAVLNETAGRIELHALRSGVDYSVGENGGSAATELGIRTADEDTLVSELARERGLNYNPEGPDLVITRPDGVELEFELEDAETVGEIIDLIRNHPDNQDPQRVLVSLNEVGNGLRLTAPPGADPIRVTQPGLSDAGTYLGWIPEDATEGVGELDGSFAVLNGSDYQPRDAGGAIDTLLRLESAIRDGDISEIGRLQARLDDDLDASTRTRGRVGVWHSSLQDSRTAVENENVLLQSQLSDAMDADLASVISELQARQVALEASMRFVGQTSGITVLNYL, from the coding sequence ATGTCACTACTTCCCGTCGCAACGAACCGAACGAGCACTCCGCTGCAAAATCAGCGGTTGATGTACCAGCTCAACAGCGACCAATTGGCGATTCAGCGTCAGTATGACCAGTTGAGCACCGGGCGTCGTGTGCTGACGATCAGTGATGACCCTGCGGCGGCGGCCCGCTCGATCGGGCTGCAGCGTGAAGTTTCACGAACGGACCAGATGGTTCGGAACGCAGATGCCGCGGAGGCGTTTTACCAATCCGCCGATGTGACGTTGGACAAAGTCGATTCGGCCATCATTGAAGCGCGGGGGGCCGCTGTCGAAGCCGCCCAAAGCGTGCTGTCGGATGCCCAGCGAGAAGCTCTGGCGATGACGATCCGCCAGCAAATGGAGTCGGTCGTCAGCGCGGGCAATGGCATGTTCGCCGATCACCAACTGCTAGGCGGTGTGCTGCAAACCGATCTGGCGCTGGAGCACATCAGCGGAACGGTTCGGTTCAATGGCAATCAAGCGATCGGATTGACCAAGCTCGGCGATGGCACTCAGGCCGAATTCACTGTCAGCGCTGCGACCGCGATCGGAGTCGGCGAACCATTCATCGAGGGCGAATCGCTGGGGGCGGCACTGAATGCAGACACCCGGTTGATCGACATGAAACAAGGGGAAGGTGTCCAAGCGGGCGTCCTGACCGTTTCGGATGGCGACCATTTCGTGGAACTGGACCTGCGGCAGGCGGCGACGATTGGCGATGTGGCGGATGTCTTGCGAACCGTTGATTTGGACGGTCGATCGTTGTCCGTCACGCTGGGAGCCGATTCAATCACGGTCCAGTACGCCGACGGTTTGCCAGGAACGCTGGCGATCAAGGACGCGCCGGGCAGTCGGTTGGCGTCGGATCTGTTGATCTCCAATCCAGACGGATTTCGGCCTCCACCGTTGGTCGGAGACCGCTTGGCACCTCAGGTCACTTTGGCGACCTCGATTTCGGATTTGAACAACGGTGCGGGGTTGGATCTGACTGACGGGTTGGTCATTGATCGTGGCAACCAACGCTACGAAATTGATTTTTCGAATGCCGAGACCGTTGGCGACGTGATCATCGCGATCAATCGAAGCGATGCGGAAGTCAAAGCGGTTCTCAATGAAACGGCAGGCCGGATTGAACTGCACGCCTTGCGGTCTGGCGTGGACTACAGCGTTGGCGAAAACGGTGGTTCTGCGGCGACGGAACTGGGCATTCGCACAGCAGATGAAGACACTTTGGTCAGTGAATTGGCCCGAGAACGGGGATTGAACTACAACCCCGAAGGCCCCGATTTGGTGATCACTCGGCCGGATGGTGTGGAGCTGGAATTCGAGCTCGAAGATGCCGAAACCGTGGGCGAGATCATCGATCTGATTCGGAACCATCCCGACAATCAAGACCCCCAGCGAGTCTTGGTGTCGCTGAATGAAGTCGGCAATGGGTTGAGATTGACAGCGCCTCCGGGAGCCGATCCGATCCGGGTGACACAGCCTGGTTTGAGCGATGCCGGGACGTACCTGGGCTGGATTCCTGAGGACGCCACGGAAGGCGTTGGGGAATTGGACGGAAGTTTCGCGGTTTTGAACGGCAGCGATTACCAACCACGCGATGCCGGTGGCGCGATCGACACACTGTTGCGTCTCGAATCCGCCATCCGCGACGGGGATATCTCCGAAATCGGCCGTTTGCAGGCTCGTTTGGACGATGACCTGGACGCCAGCACGCGGACTCGTGGGCGGGTGGGAGTGTGGCACTCTTCCTTGCAGGACTCCCGAACGGCGGTGGAGAACGAAAACGTTCTCCTGCAGTCGCAGTTGTCCGACGCGATGGACGCTGACTTGGCATCGGTGATCAGTGAATTGCAGGCCCGTCAGGTTGCGTTGGAAGCCTCCATGCGTTTCGTCGGACAAACCTCGGGCATCACGGTCCTGAACTACCTTTGA
- the fliW gene encoding flagellar assembly protein FliW: MRIDSHRFGTLELNADQLFLFPQGLIGMESLHQWALIPDTDNASVAWLQSAARGDRALAVISPRAFFPDYRVHIGRRDLSSLHLTSGSEVYVMTTVAGHVGKLTTNLRAPLMLNLDRRLGCQVITNDDRPMRQPLPTVASESAKPLPTSQVRAA; this comes from the coding sequence ATGCGGATCGACAGTCATCGCTTCGGCACGTTGGAACTCAACGCCGACCAGTTGTTTTTGTTCCCGCAGGGTCTGATTGGAATGGAATCGCTTCATCAGTGGGCGTTGATTCCTGACACGGACAACGCTTCGGTGGCCTGGCTGCAAAGTGCGGCCCGAGGTGATCGAGCACTGGCTGTGATCAGTCCACGAGCGTTCTTCCCGGACTATCGAGTCCACATCGGGCGGCGTGATCTGTCGAGCTTGCACCTGACGTCAGGCTCGGAAGTCTATGTGATGACCACCGTCGCCGGGCACGTTGGCAAGTTGACGACGAACCTGCGAGCACCTCTGATGCTGAACCTGGATCGTCGCTTGGGTTGCCAGGTGATCACCAACGACGATCGTCCCATGCGTCAGCCATTGCCGACCGTGGCATCCGAATCGGCCAAGCCATTGCCGACCTCACAGGTGCGTGCTGCCTGA
- the csrA gene encoding carbon storage regulator CsrA: protein MLVLSRHRDESIMIGDDVVVTIVDIRGDKVRLGIEAPQAIPVHRQEVYDAIQRENRRASQTGAGATKDVRPPRD, encoded by the coding sequence ATGCTCGTCCTTTCCCGACACCGCGACGAAAGCATCATGATTGGTGACGATGTGGTCGTAACCATCGTTGATATTCGAGGCGACAAAGTGCGTCTGGGTATCGAAGCTCCCCAAGCGATACCGGTGCACCGCCAAGAGGTCTATGACGCGATTCAGCGAGAAAATCGCCGCGCGTCACAGACAGGTGCAGGAGCGACAAAAGACGTTCGTCCACCTCGTGACTGA
- a CDS encoding molybdenum cofactor biosynthesis protein MoaE, translated as MSKTPITDESFGAVNIRLTNEPLEPMVQATSGEEPWLSHPDAGAILWFHGVTRRKTKQGDHETITKELSYTAHREMAVKQLNELASNAVQEFGLHRVVIWHRLGTVPIGQASVIVGCSSAHRVASLDAVAAIMDRLKQDVPIWKQEHFESGECHWIHPSPTTDDPRTH; from the coding sequence ATGTCGAAAACGCCAATCACTGACGAGAGTTTCGGTGCCGTCAACATTCGCTTGACGAACGAACCATTGGAACCAATGGTGCAAGCGACTTCAGGCGAGGAACCTTGGCTGTCGCACCCCGACGCGGGTGCGATCCTCTGGTTTCATGGCGTGACGCGCCGCAAGACGAAGCAGGGCGATCACGAGACCATCACGAAAGAACTTTCGTACACGGCCCATCGTGAAATGGCAGTCAAGCAATTGAATGAATTGGCGTCCAACGCTGTGCAAGAATTCGGTTTGCATCGCGTTGTGATTTGGCATCGCCTGGGCACTGTCCCGATTGGACAAGCCAGCGTGATCGTGGGATGCAGCAGTGCTCACCGAGTCGCCTCACTCGATGCGGTTGCCGCCATCATGGACCGGCTGAAACAAGACGTTCCGATTTGGAAACAAGAACACTTTGAATCTGGCGAGTGCCACTGGATCCATCCGTCACCCACGACGGACGATCCAAGGACTCATTGA
- a CDS encoding MoaD/ThiS family protein translates to MTPPCSIDVLLFAGASESAGGADRVTVQTHARPTANELMTQLAAQHTELAAMVQRSRLAVDQTYVSPDHVIETDAEVALIPPVSGG, encoded by the coding sequence ATGACCCCACCCTGTTCCATCGACGTGTTGCTCTTTGCTGGTGCCAGCGAATCGGCCGGTGGTGCCGATCGAGTCACGGTGCAGACGCACGCACGCCCCACCGCCAACGAACTGATGACGCAACTGGCCGCACAACACACCGAATTGGCAGCGATGGTTCAGCGGTCTCGATTGGCCGTCGACCAAACGTACGTCTCGCCCGATCATGTGATCGAAACGGACGCCGAGGTCGCGTTGATCCCGCCGGTCAGTGGTGGTTGA